From the genome of Thiovibrio frasassiensis:
TGTCCCACGCATGATCAGCTCCGAGATTGAGGGAAGTCTTTCTTACTACAAATACAAAGAACGCTGCATCTTCTGCGACATTATCCGCCAGGAGATAAACCAGAACAAGCGGGTGGTGGCCGAAAACGAACTGTTCCTCGCCATTGTTCCCTATGCGCCCCGTTCGCCTTTTGAGATGTGGATTCTGCCCAAGCGCCATGCCTCTTCCTATCTTGCCATGGACGATGACCATTTCAAGGCGCTCACCGCGATCTTTTCAGAATGCATGCGCCGCCTGGACACCTGCATCCCCAATGTTCCGTATAACTTTGTCCTGCACGGTGCGCCCTTACGTTCACAACCCCTTGATCATTACCACTGGCATTTCGAAATCATGCCCAAACTGACGATGATCGCCGGTTTTGAATGGGGTTCGGGTTTTTACATCAACTCCATTCCGCCGGAAGAAGCAGCCCAATATCTCAAAGATGCGGCAATTTGACGGATGACAAAAACAGCAACTCTCACTACCCTTGGCCAGACAAGAGGGGGGATCAATGAAAAAAATACTGCTTGTTGACGACGAAGACAGCATCCATCTCCTGTACCGCGAAGAGCTTGAGGAAGAAGGATACGAGATCCATTCCGCTCTCTCCGGGGAAGAAGCCTTGGCCCAGCTGAAGGTCATTCTGCCGGACCTCATCATTCTCGACATCAATATGCCCGGCATCAACGGCATCGATGTCCTGCGCCAGATCAAGGAAATGAATCCCTCCCTGCCGGTTATCCTCAGCTCCGCCTATCAGGAGTTCAAACAGGATCTGGCCACCTGGGCCTCCGATGAATACATCGTTAAGTCATCCAATCTGGATGAGCTCAAGGCCGCAGTGAAAAAACATCTTGCCTGAGAGCCGAGACCAGCGAGAAAAAACAGACTAACACCCGCCCTCCTGCCCAATGAGCGTACCCGTTCCCCAAGAGCCACCAAGAGACGGCTTCCACTCAGCGCCGCGTTGCTGCTGCCGGAGATGCGCGGAAGAGGTCTTGAAGTGTGCTACTGCACATGAGCAGGCCGATGACAGCTAAGCGAGCCCGCGAGAGTGCGAAGCAGATTCGGTGCTGGGGAATGTTTACCAATGAGCGACATGAAAGATATCCAAGGCCAGCGTGACTACCGCCGGATCAACATCAAGAAGGTCGGGGTCAAGAACATCTCCTACCCGGTAACGGTCCTGGACAAGGCGCGGAAAACCCAAAAGACCGTGGCCACGGTCAACATGTACGTCAACCTGCCCCATCAGTTCAAGGGCACCCACATGAGCCGCTTCGTAGAAATCCTCAACCGATTCCACGGCGAGATAAACCTGAAAAGTTTTCATCGCATCCTTGAGGAAATGAAGATCAAACTCCAGGCAGAAGCAGCCCACCTGGAAATCACCTTCCCCTATTTTTTACAGAAATCTTCCGCGCAGAGCCAATCGGTGGGCATGAAGGAATACCTCTGCACCATGCATGGCTCGCTGGAGAAAACCGACGATCTCATTCTGGAGATTCAGGTGCCCATTTCCCCCCCCCTTCCGGCGCAGAGCGGCCAGGGATTGCCCCGCTCCCTCGGCCACTGGGGCCGGGCCACCATCCGTCTGCGCTTCAAGCATTTCATCTGGATGGAGGAGATCATCCAGCTGGTTGAAGAGGTAACCTCCCACGATCTCTGCTGGCCCACACCAGAGACCTGCATGGAGTATACTCTTTCCGTGGAGAGCATTACCACGGCCCTTGGCCGCAAACTTGAAAACCACCCGGCCATCGCCTGGTTTTCCATTCTGGTGGAAAACCTTTCGCAGGGCTACAATACCTTTGCCTCTCTGGAATGGCAGGATGGCAACAATATAGCCGACGCCTGAAGACGGCCGCACCGCCGCCTACCCATAAAAATTATCGCGAGAAACTGACCATGCAACACGAACTCCTCTTTGAAATCGGCACCGAAGAAATCCCGGCCGGCTATATCATGCCGGCCCTTGCCCAACTGGAAAAACTCCTCGCCGAACGACTCACCGCTCTGGCTCTGCCCTATACAAACCTGCACACGGCGGCTACCCCCAGGCGCCTTGCCGTTTCGATCAGTGGCTTGGCCGAACGCCAGCCGGACCGGACAGAGGAGATTCTCGGCCCCCCAAAAAAAGCGGCCTTTGACAAGAATGGCCAACCCACCCAGGCAGCCATCGGCTTTGCCAAAAAAAACGGGGCCGAGGTCGAGGCCCTGCAGACCGTGGCAACGCCAAAAGGCGAGTATCTCATGGTCCGCGTCGAACAGATTGGCCGTCAAACCCAGGATCTCCTCAGCGATCTTCTGCCCGAGGTGGTTACCAGCCTCAATTTCCCCAAATCCATGCGCTGGGGCGCAGGCCGAATCAGCTTTGCCCGCCCGATTCAGTGGCTGCTCGCCGTCTATGGCGGCGAGACCGTCCCCTTCACCCTGGACACCATCACCAGCGCCAACACCACCCGCGGCCATCGCTTCATGGCCCGGGCCCCTTTGTCGGCAACCTGTTTTTCCGACTACGTGGAAACTTTGCGCACAGCCCAGGTCATGGTCGAGCCGAAAGAGCGCCGCGCCGCAGTGCTTGCCGAAATCACCCG
Proteins encoded in this window:
- a CDS encoding response regulator — translated: MKKILLVDDEDSIHLLYREELEEEGYEIHSALSGEEALAQLKVILPDLIILDINMPGINGIDVLRQIKEMNPSLPVILSSAYQEFKQDLATWASDEYIVKSSNLDELKAAVKKHLA
- a CDS encoding GTP cyclohydrolase, FolE2/MptA family — encoded protein: MSDMKDIQGQRDYRRINIKKVGVKNISYPVTVLDKARKTQKTVATVNMYVNLPHQFKGTHMSRFVEILNRFHGEINLKSFHRILEEMKIKLQAEAAHLEITFPYFLQKSSAQSQSVGMKEYLCTMHGSLEKTDDLILEIQVPISPPLPAQSGQGLPRSLGHWGRATIRLRFKHFIWMEEIIQLVEEVTSHDLCWPTPETCMEYTLSVESITTALGRKLENHPAIAWFSILVENLSQGYNTFASLEWQDGNNIADA